One genomic segment of Caldimonas brevitalea includes these proteins:
- a CDS encoding TIGR03016 family PEP-CTERM system-associated outer membrane protein encodes MKRPPQAQRARLAPLSGWLRLALCCLAASPVTAQTLRADAEVTTTATATNNSRYSDSGDRPSDLVLDVAPRVRLERRGARLDLSAEAGLNALHYTGGTRPSRVLPEGRLRLRSEPVEQWVHVDADALVEQSATEAFSGRAELSSSVDLATTTRLRLAPYVERRLTSSLSLLARTEHDWTRREGDELQPDQERVYQQRHLVRLARQPLPFGFDAEWSKEDASYGGDSVSALEIETLRAVASYAFDPELVLGVIAGHERSSFFGSTESDGLYGLRLQWAPTERTALDAVVERRFLGTGWQLRWQHRSPFIAFHLSSSRQPVVQGTSQELGEGGGDVASLLDAILTTRHPDPVQRAALVQDMIQRLGLPTQLIGPVELFSNYAQLEQDTTASIALLGRRTTLTASVYMRKLERLRRDDDPFAGVAVGTADSEQRGLLVNVNRRLTPTTQGDVRLSWTQVEGLGLLEGSRSREKALRVSLHHNLSPRSFVTFGVRRQLLDSNVSGPSQESAAFAGLGHRF; translated from the coding sequence ATGAAGCGCCCGCCGCAAGCTCAGCGTGCGCGTTTGGCGCCGCTGTCCGGCTGGCTGCGGCTGGCCTTGTGCTGTCTCGCCGCCAGCCCGGTCACCGCGCAGACGCTGCGCGCCGACGCCGAGGTCACGACAACCGCGACCGCCACCAACAACAGCCGCTACTCCGACAGCGGCGATCGCCCGAGCGACCTGGTGCTCGACGTGGCGCCGCGCGTGCGCCTCGAGCGCCGCGGTGCCAGGCTCGACCTGTCGGCCGAGGCGGGTCTCAACGCCTTGCACTACACCGGTGGCACTCGGCCCAGCCGGGTGCTACCGGAAGGCCGGCTGCGGCTGCGGTCTGAGCCGGTCGAACAATGGGTGCACGTCGACGCCGACGCGCTGGTCGAACAGAGCGCCACCGAGGCGTTCTCCGGTCGTGCCGAGCTCAGCTCCTCGGTCGACCTCGCCACCACCACCCGGCTGCGCCTGGCGCCCTATGTCGAGCGGCGGCTGACGTCATCGCTGTCACTGCTGGCCCGCACCGAACACGACTGGACGCGCCGTGAAGGCGACGAGCTGCAGCCGGACCAGGAGCGGGTCTATCAGCAGCGCCATCTGGTGCGTCTGGCGCGGCAGCCGCTGCCCTTCGGCTTCGACGCCGAATGGTCGAAAGAGGATGCATCCTACGGCGGCGACAGCGTCTCGGCACTCGAAATCGAAACGCTGCGCGCGGTGGCGAGTTACGCCTTCGACCCCGAGCTGGTGCTGGGCGTGATCGCCGGCCACGAACGCAGCAGCTTTTTCGGCTCCACCGAAAGCGACGGCCTCTATGGCCTGCGGCTGCAGTGGGCACCGACCGAGCGCACCGCGCTCGACGCCGTGGTCGAGCGCCGTTTCCTCGGCACCGGCTGGCAGCTGCGCTGGCAGCACCGCTCGCCGTTCATCGCGTTCCACCTCAGCAGCAGCCGCCAGCCGGTGGTGCAGGGCACCTCGCAAGAGCTGGGGGAGGGCGGCGGCGACGTCGCCTCGCTGCTCGACGCCATCCTCACCACCCGCCATCCCGACCCGGTGCAGCGGGCGGCGCTGGTGCAGGACATGATCCAGCGCCTGGGGCTGCCGACGCAACTGATCGGGCCGGTGGAGCTGTTCTCGAACTACGCGCAGCTCGAGCAGGACACGACCGCCAGCATCGCCTTGCTCGGCCGCCGCACGACGCTGACGGCCAGTGTCTACATGCGCAAGCTCGAGCGGCTGCGGCGCGACGACGACCCGTTTGCAGGGGTCGCCGTCGGCACGGCCGACAGCGAGCAGCGCGGCCTGCTCGTGAATGTCAACCGCCGGCTGACGCCCACCACCCAAGGCGACGTCCGCCTGTCCTGGACGCAAGTGGAGGGCCTCGGTCTGCTCGAGGGCTCGCGCAGTCGCGAGAAGGCGCTGCGCGTCTCCTTGCATCACAATCTCTCGCCGCGGTCCTTCGTCACGTTCGGCGTGCGCCGCCAGCTGCTCGACTCCAACGTCAGCGGCCCCTCGCAGGAAAGCGCGGCGTTTGCCGGGCTCGGCCACCGCTTCTGA
- a CDS encoding XrtA-associated tyrosine autokinase: MSIIEKAARRLEELRRAGVEVPWAESTFAASGYVGSEDALEMSFARAPLGPAGAPAGLARVAPAPAVERRSREVVLDLDRLARAGYLVPGEVEAALADEFRVIKRPLIKNAQGESAAPIRRANLILVTSAMPGEGKTFCAINLALSLAMEVDKKVLLVDADVVRPAVMGRLGLGMESGLLDVLKNPQLDLSEVMLRTNVPKLSLLPTGAPGPHANELLASAAMERLLDELATRYADRIIVFDAPPLLPTTESRVLASRVGQVVMVVEAGRTTRPAVAEAFAALESCPVVMSVLNKTRVPAAVVRYGY, encoded by the coding sequence ATGAGCATCATTGAAAAGGCCGCCCGACGGCTCGAAGAACTGCGGCGCGCCGGGGTCGAGGTGCCGTGGGCCGAATCGACCTTTGCCGCCAGCGGCTACGTCGGCAGCGAAGACGCGCTCGAGATGTCGTTTGCGCGCGCGCCGCTCGGGCCGGCCGGTGCCCCTGCCGGCCTTGCTCGGGTCGCGCCGGCACCCGCGGTCGAGCGACGCTCGCGCGAAGTGGTGCTCGACCTCGACCGCCTGGCGCGCGCCGGCTACCTCGTGCCCGGCGAAGTCGAAGCCGCGCTGGCCGACGAATTCCGTGTCATCAAGCGGCCGCTGATCAAGAACGCGCAAGGCGAATCGGCAGCGCCGATACGACGCGCCAACCTGATCCTCGTGACCAGCGCGATGCCGGGCGAGGGCAAGACCTTCTGCGCCATCAACCTGGCCCTCAGCCTGGCGATGGAGGTCGACAAGAAGGTGTTGCTGGTCGACGCCGACGTGGTGCGCCCGGCGGTGATGGGCCGTCTGGGGCTGGGCATGGAATCGGGCCTGCTCGACGTGCTGAAGAACCCGCAGCTCGACCTCTCCGAGGTGATGTTGCGCACCAACGTGCCCAAGCTCAGCCTGTTGCCGACCGGCGCGCCCGGGCCGCACGCCAACGAGTTGCTGGCCAGCGCGGCGATGGAGCGTTTGCTCGACGAGCTGGCCACCCGCTATGCCGATCGCATCATCGTCTTCGATGCGCCGCCGCTGCTGCCGACCACCGAGTCGCGCGTGCTGGCCTCCCGAGTGGGGCAGGTGGTGATGGTGGTCGAAGCGGGCCGCACCACCCGGCCTGCGGTCGCCGAAGCCTTTGCGGCGCTGGAGAGTTGCCCGGTCGTGATGTCGGTGCTCAACAAGACACGCGTGCCAGCGGCCGTCGTCCGCTACGGGTACTGA
- a CDS encoding XrtA/PEP-CTERM system-associated ATPase — translation MYESHFGLTGAPFQLNPDPSFYYDSRGHASALAYLKFGVYQGEGFIVVTGDIGAGKTTLVRTLMGGLDPQHVVAAQVVSTQLESGDLLRAICTAFGIAPAGKSKAELIAGLEAFLTAVAASGRRALLVVDEAQNLSLEAIEELRMLSNFQLEEHALLQSFLVGQPELRKLLESRSMEQFRQRVIASCHLGPLDLEETRAYVEHRLKRVGWQDRPLFDAAAFQEIHRWTGGIPRRINLLCNRLLLGAYLGSTDEVSADLVVQTAREMRGEVGDPALTTAPAAHLAAMPVDAAAARLAARGSDDNAAPVPALVRRTHVAGMQVQRPLLCLVDGPTSYMKACALADACAQQSGLPPVVVLNAGSEDDVALPPGMAGLLPLPAMDLHLGLPPGGYAERAAAVLAGFDALRRELQPTAVLALGADDAVLTCSLAAHKAGVPLVRVDAGKRSADAGVAQDANPLLLDRLANALYTSELTAHYTLYREGIASDRVHCFGNLMQNVLHQVAPLAPPPESTLKRDVSAARGLQPASGFVLVTLQFDPESTRVEILSDLVSGFVAMPPDLQVVWPMRDETREALERVGLGRWIKNSKIDAIDEIDYLQSLGLLQRAACLLTGPEGRLCEEAAALSVVSVRLLPVAEPTDPTSAASTARDVERALSLVREALSRGRAPTEEPGFWDGGPAARMAEHLGHWLWRAASSEAERLATHTP, via the coding sequence ATGTACGAATCGCACTTCGGCCTCACCGGCGCGCCGTTCCAGCTCAACCCCGACCCGTCGTTCTATTACGACAGTCGCGGCCATGCGAGCGCCTTGGCCTATCTGAAGTTCGGCGTCTATCAAGGCGAAGGTTTCATCGTCGTGACCGGCGACATCGGCGCCGGCAAGACCACACTGGTGCGCACGTTGATGGGCGGGCTCGACCCGCAGCATGTGGTGGCCGCCCAGGTGGTCAGCACGCAGCTGGAGTCGGGCGACCTGCTGCGCGCGATCTGCACCGCCTTCGGCATCGCGCCGGCCGGCAAGAGCAAGGCCGAGCTGATTGCCGGCCTGGAGGCGTTCCTGACGGCCGTGGCGGCCAGCGGGCGGCGCGCGCTGCTGGTGGTCGACGAAGCGCAGAACCTCAGCCTCGAGGCGATCGAAGAGTTGCGCATGCTGTCCAACTTCCAGTTGGAAGAGCATGCCCTGTTGCAGAGCTTTCTGGTCGGGCAGCCGGAGCTGCGCAAGCTGCTCGAATCGCGTTCGATGGAGCAGTTCCGCCAGCGCGTGATCGCCTCCTGCCACCTCGGACCGCTCGATCTCGAAGAAACCCGCGCCTATGTCGAGCACCGCTTGAAGCGGGTGGGGTGGCAAGACCGGCCGCTGTTCGACGCCGCCGCCTTCCAGGAGATCCACCGCTGGACCGGCGGCATTCCGCGACGCATCAACCTGCTGTGCAACCGCCTGCTGCTCGGCGCCTACCTGGGCAGCACCGACGAGGTCAGCGCGGACCTGGTCGTGCAGACCGCGCGCGAGATGCGTGGCGAGGTCGGCGACCCGGCCCTGACCACGGCGCCGGCGGCCCACCTCGCCGCCATGCCGGTCGATGCGGCGGCGGCGCGGCTTGCGGCGCGCGGCAGCGACGACAACGCAGCGCCGGTGCCCGCCCTCGTGCGTCGCACCCATGTCGCCGGCATGCAGGTGCAGCGACCGCTGCTGTGCCTGGTCGACGGCCCGACGAGCTACATGAAGGCTTGCGCACTGGCCGATGCCTGCGCCCAACAATCGGGCCTGCCCCCGGTCGTGGTGCTGAATGCCGGCAGCGAGGACGACGTCGCGCTGCCGCCCGGGATGGCCGGGCTGCTGCCGTTGCCGGCGATGGACCTGCACCTCGGCCTGCCGCCGGGTGGCTACGCCGAGCGGGCCGCGGCCGTGTTGGCGGGCTTCGACGCCTTGCGGCGCGAACTGCAACCCACCGCCGTGCTCGCGCTGGGCGCCGACGACGCGGTGTTGACCTGCAGCCTGGCCGCGCACAAGGCCGGCGTCCCGCTGGTGCGGGTCGACGCGGGCAAGCGCAGCGCCGACGCCGGCGTCGCACAAGATGCCAACCCCTTGCTGCTCGACCGGCTGGCCAACGCGCTCTACACCAGCGAACTGACCGCCCACTACACCCTCTACCGCGAAGGCATCGCCTCCGATCGCGTGCACTGCTTCGGCAACCTGATGCAGAACGTGCTGCACCAGGTGGCGCCGCTCGCGCCGCCGCCGGAATCCACCCTGAAGCGAGACGTGTCAGCGGCGCGCGGGCTGCAGCCGGCCAGCGGTTTCGTGCTCGTGACGCTGCAATTCGATCCGGAATCCACCCGGGTGGAAATCCTCAGTGATCTCGTCTCGGGTTTTGTCGCGATGCCGCCCGACCTGCAAGTGGTGTGGCCCATGCGCGATGAAACGCGCGAGGCCCTGGAGCGGGTGGGCCTGGGGCGGTGGATCAAGAACAGCAAGATCGACGCGATCGACGAGATCGACTATCTCCAGAGCCTTGGCTTGCTGCAGCGCGCCGCCTGTTTGCTCACCGGCCCGGAAGGCCGGCTGTGCGAGGAGGCCGCCGCCTTGTCGGTGGTGTCGGTGCGGCTGCTGCCGGTCGCCGAACCCACCGACCCGACGAGCGCCGCGAGCACGGCGCGCGACGTCGAGCGCGCCTTGTCGCTGGTCCGCGAGGCGCTATCGCGGGGGCGGGCGCCGACCGAGGAGCCCGGTTTCTGGGACGGCGGCCCGGCCGCCAGAATGGCCGAACACCTGGGGCACTGGCTCTGGCGGGCGGCGTCAAGCGAGGCCGAGCGCCTGGCGACCCATACACCCTGA